One region of Rhodopirellula halodulae genomic DNA includes:
- a CDS encoding IS5 family transposase, which produces MTDGNRKRYPSDLTDEQWEIINELIPKPCKSRKGGRPRTVDMREVLNTIFYQCRSGCQWDMIPHDLLPKSTVYDYFAKWRDDGTLQKINDRLVGAIRMLEAPSEELEPSACSIDSQSVKTSERSGSRGYDGGKKITGRKRNIAVDALGLLLAVTVTIASVDDAYAARPVMKQLSQSRQPRLQVVWADSKYHNHALNSWLGRQRNLSWKLEVVRRPKGAKGFVLVPKRWVVERTFSWLGRWRRLSRDYEHHTESSEAVVRIASIGRMLRRLAPAGDQPPFKYRLTT; this is translated from the coding sequence CTTGCAAGAGCCGTAAAGGTGGTCGCCCTCGGACCGTTGATATGCGGGAGGTTCTCAATACGATCTTCTACCAATGCCGCAGCGGGTGTCAGTGGGACATGATTCCACACGACCTGCTTCCCAAGAGTACGGTGTACGACTACTTCGCGAAGTGGCGTGACGATGGAACGCTTCAAAAGATCAACGATCGACTTGTCGGAGCGATTCGAATGCTTGAAGCGCCCAGCGAAGAACTCGAGCCTAGCGCGTGCAGCATCGATAGCCAAAGCGTGAAGACCAGCGAACGAAGTGGAAGCCGCGGATACGACGGCGGCAAGAAAATTACGGGCCGAAAGCGAAATATTGCGGTCGATGCGCTCGGGTTGCTGCTCGCCGTGACGGTGACGATCGCCTCGGTGGACGATGCCTACGCTGCTCGCCCGGTGATGAAGCAGCTTTCGCAATCGCGACAACCTCGTTTGCAGGTCGTTTGGGCCGATTCGAAGTACCACAATCACGCGTTGAATTCTTGGCTTGGTCGCCAAAGGAACCTGTCTTGGAAGCTGGAAGTCGTTCGTCGCCCCAAGGGAGCCAAAGGATTCGTGTTGGTTCCCAAACGTTGGGTCGTCGAACGAACCTTCAGTTGGCTTGGACGCTGGAGGCGTTTGAGTCGTGACTATGAACACCATACAGAATCAAGTGAGGCGGTGGTCCGCATCGCATCAATCGGACGGATGCTCCGAAGACTTGCACCCGCTGGCGACCAACCTCCGTTCAAATATCGACTTACAACCTGA